The following coding sequences are from one Capsicum annuum cultivar UCD-10X-F1 chromosome 3, UCD10Xv1.1, whole genome shotgun sequence window:
- the LOC107854150 gene encoding phosphomethylethanolamine N-methyltransferase isoform X1 gives MDVASGQEREVQKSYWIEHTAELTVEAMMLDSKAADLDKEERPEVLSLLPAYEGKTVLELGAGIGRFTGELAKKAGQLIALDFIEGAIKKNESINGCHKNVKFMCADVTSPDLNFSPESVDLIFSNWLLMYLSDEEVQDLAKRMVKWLKVGGYIFFRESCFHQSGDHKRKNNPTHYRDPSFYTKVFRECHVNAGDGKSFELSLGGCKCIGAYVRNKKNQNQICWSWQKVGSENDMEFQRFLDTVQYKCSGILRYERVFGQGFVSTGGLETTKEFVAMLDLQPGQKVLDVGCGIGGGDFYMAEKYDVHVVGIDLSINMISFALERAIGLKCAVEFEVADCTKKTYPVGTFDVIYSRDTILHIQDKPALFRSFYKWLKPGGKVLISDYCKRAGPASEEFAGYIKQRGYDLHDVEAYGQMLRDAGFHDVVAEDRTEQFIGVLQKELDTVEKGRESFIHEFSEQDYNEIVGGWKAKLIRSSSGEQRWGLFVAKKN, from the exons ATGGATGTTGCTTCAG GACAAGAGCGTGAGGTTCAGAAGAGTTATTGGATTGAGCATACTGCTGAACTTACTGTTGAGGCCATGATGCTCGACTCTAAAGCAGCCGATCTAGACAAAGAGGAGAGGCCTGAG GTGCTCTCTCTGCTTCCGGCATATGAAGGGAAAACTGTGTTGGAACTGGGTGCTGGTATTGGCCGTTTCACTGGTGAATTAGCCAAGAAAGCTGGACAGCTTATAGCATTGGACTTTATTGAAGGCGCAATTAAGAAG AATGAAAGCATAAATGGGTGCCATAAGAATGTCAAGTTCATGTGTGCTGATGTGACTTCTCCAGATTTGAATTTTTCACCGGAATCGGTGGACTTGATATTTTCTAATTGGCTGCTGATGTATCTTTCTGATGAGGAG GTTCAGGATCTTGCTAagagaatggttaaatggttgaAAGTCGGTGGTTACATATTTTTCAGAGAGTCGTGCTTCCATCAATCAGGAGACCATAAGCGAAAGAACAACCCAACCCACTATCGAGATCCTAGCTTTTATACAAAG GTTTTCAGAGAATGTCATGTAAATGCTGGTGATGGAAAATCATTTGAACTTTCTCTTGGCGGTTGCAAGTGCATCGGTGCTTATGTGAGGAACAAAAAGAATCAAAATCAG ATTTGCTGGTCGTGGCAGAAGGTTGGTTCTGAGAATGACATGGAATTTCAGCGCTTCTTGGATACTGTTCAGTACAAGTGTAGTGGCATACTACGCTATGAGCGAGTCTTTGGACAAGGTTTTGTGAGCACAGGAGGACTTG AAACTACCAAAGAATTTGTAGCCATGTTGGATCTTCAGCCTGGCCAGAAAGTCCTTGATGTTGGCTGTGGCATTGGAGGAGGTGACTTCTACATGGCAGAAAAGTACGATGTTCACGTCGTTGGCATTGACCTGTCTATCAACATGATATCATTTGCTCTTGAGCGTGCTATTGGTCTCAAGTGTGCTGTTGAATTTGAGGTTGCTGATTGCACCAAGAAAACATATCCTGTTGGTACATTTGATGTCATATACAGTCGGGATACTATCCTTCACATCCAG GACAAACCTGCACTCTTCAGATCTTTCTACAAGTGGCTGAAACCAGGAGGCAAAGTCCTTATAAGTGATTACTGCAAAAGAGCCGGACCAGCATCAGAAGAATTTGCAGGTTACATTAAGCAAAGGGGATATGATTTACATGATGTTGAAGCATATGGGCAG ATGCTCAGAGATGCAGGTTTTCATGATGTTGTGGCCGAGGATCGTACTGAACAG TTCATTGGGGTTCTGCAAAAGGAGTTGGATACTGTGGAGAAGGGAAGAGAGTCATTTATCCATGAGTTCTCTGAA CAAGACTATAATGAAATAGTTGGAGGTTGGAAAGCCAAGCTAATCAGGAGTTCATCTGGTGAGCAGAGGTGGGGCTTGTTCGTTGCCAAGAAGAACTGA
- the LOC107854151 gene encoding tubulin beta chain yields the protein MREILHIQAGQCGNQIGSKFWEVVCSEHGIDPIGKYSGDSEVQLERVNVYYNETGNGRYVPRAVLMDLEPGTMDSIKTGPFGQIFRPDNYVFGQSGAGNNWAKGHYTEGAELIDSVLDVVRKEAENSDCLQGFQVCHSLGGGTGSGMGTLLISKIREEYPDRMMLTFSVFPSPKVSDTVVEPYNATLSVHQLVENADECMVLDNEALYDICFRTLKLSTPSFGDLNHLISATMSGVTCCLRFPGQLNSDLRKLAVNLIPFPRLHFFMVGFAPLTSRGSQQYRALTVPELTQQMWDSKNMMCAADPRHGRYLTASALFRGKMSTKEVDEQMMNVQNKNSSYFVEWIPNNVKSSVCDIPPKGLSMSSTFIGNSTSIQEMFRRVSEQFTAMFRRKAFLHWYTGEGMDEMEFTEAESNMNDLVAEYQQYQDATVEENSDYEDEAGED from the exons ATGCGTGAAATTCTTCATATCCAAGCAGGACAATGTGGGAATCAAATTGGATCAAAATTTTGGGAAGTTGTATGCAGCGAACATGGGATTGATCCAATTGGAAAATACAGTGGAGATTCAGAAGTACAGCTTGAAAGAGTGAATGTTTATTACAATGAAACTGGAAATGGACGTTACGTGCCACGGGCAGTGCTTATGGACCTTGAACCTGGTACTATGGACAGCATCAAAACTGGTCCTTTTGGACAGATTTTTCGCCCCGATAACTATGTTTTCGGACAGTCTGGTGCTGGAAATAATTGGGCTAAAGGACATTACACTGAGGGTGCTGAACTTATTGATTCTGTTCTTGATGTTGTTCGAAAAGAAGCTGAAAACTCCGACTGCTTACAAG GATTTCAGGTGTGTCACTCACTTGGAGGAGGGACAGGATCAGGAATGGGGACATTGCTGATATCAAAGATAAGAGAAGAATATCCAGATAGAATGATGCTTACCTTCTCTGTTTTCCCATCTCCGAAGGTCTCAGACACAGTGGTGGAGCCTTACAACGCCACACTTTCTGTCCATCAACTGGTCGAAAATGCTGATGAGTGTATGGTCCTTGACAATGAAGCCCTCTATGACATCTGCTTCAGGACTCTCAAACTCTCCACCCCAAGTT TTGGAGACCTGAATCATCTGATTTCAGCAACAATGAGTGGTGTGACTTGTTGCCTGCGATTTCCAGGCCAGCTGAATTCTGATCTTCGAAAACTAGCTGTAAACTTAATCCCTTTCCCGCGGCTTCACTTTTTCATGGTGGGATTTGCGCCTCTAACATCAAGAGGATCTCAGCAATATCGAGCACTTACAGTCCCTGAACTGACACAACAAATGTGGGATTCCAAGAACATGATGTGTGCTGCTGATCCACGACACGGTCGTTATCTCACGGCCTCAGCACTGTTTAGAGGCAAAATGAGCACAAAAGAAGTTGACGAGCAAATGATGAATGTGCAGAACAAGAACTCTTCGTATTTTGTGGAATGGATTCCGAACAATGTTAAGTCCAGTGTTTGTGACATACCACCTAAAGGGCTTTCGATGTCTTCAACGTTTATTGGGAATTCAACTTCAATTCAAGAAATGTTTAGGAGAGTGAGCGAGCAGTTCACTGCTATGTTTAGGAGAAAGGCATTCTTGCATTGGTACACTGGAGAAGGGATGGATGAAATGGAATTTACTGAAGCAGAGAGTAATATGAATGATCTTGTCGCGGAGTATCAGCAGTACCAAGATGCCACGGTTGAAGAGAACAGCGATTATGAAGATGAAGCTGGAGAAGATTAA
- the LOC107854150 gene encoding phosphoethanolamine N-methyltransferase isoform X2, translating into MIFPVLSLLPAYEGKTVLELGAGIGRFTGELAKKAGQLIALDFIEGAIKKNESINGCHKNVKFMCADVTSPDLNFSPESVDLIFSNWLLMYLSDEEVQDLAKRMVKWLKVGGYIFFRESCFHQSGDHKRKNNPTHYRDPSFYTKVFRECHVNAGDGKSFELSLGGCKCIGAYVRNKKNQNQICWSWQKVGSENDMEFQRFLDTVQYKCSGILRYERVFGQGFVSTGGLETTKEFVAMLDLQPGQKVLDVGCGIGGGDFYMAEKYDVHVVGIDLSINMISFALERAIGLKCAVEFEVADCTKKTYPVGTFDVIYSRDTILHIQDKPALFRSFYKWLKPGGKVLISDYCKRAGPASEEFAGYIKQRGYDLHDVEAYGQMLRDAGFHDVVAEDRTEQFIGVLQKELDTVEKGRESFIHEFSEQDYNEIVGGWKAKLIRSSSGEQRWGLFVAKKN; encoded by the exons atgattttccCT GTGCTCTCTCTGCTTCCGGCATATGAAGGGAAAACTGTGTTGGAACTGGGTGCTGGTATTGGCCGTTTCACTGGTGAATTAGCCAAGAAAGCTGGACAGCTTATAGCATTGGACTTTATTGAAGGCGCAATTAAGAAG AATGAAAGCATAAATGGGTGCCATAAGAATGTCAAGTTCATGTGTGCTGATGTGACTTCTCCAGATTTGAATTTTTCACCGGAATCGGTGGACTTGATATTTTCTAATTGGCTGCTGATGTATCTTTCTGATGAGGAG GTTCAGGATCTTGCTAagagaatggttaaatggttgaAAGTCGGTGGTTACATATTTTTCAGAGAGTCGTGCTTCCATCAATCAGGAGACCATAAGCGAAAGAACAACCCAACCCACTATCGAGATCCTAGCTTTTATACAAAG GTTTTCAGAGAATGTCATGTAAATGCTGGTGATGGAAAATCATTTGAACTTTCTCTTGGCGGTTGCAAGTGCATCGGTGCTTATGTGAGGAACAAAAAGAATCAAAATCAG ATTTGCTGGTCGTGGCAGAAGGTTGGTTCTGAGAATGACATGGAATTTCAGCGCTTCTTGGATACTGTTCAGTACAAGTGTAGTGGCATACTACGCTATGAGCGAGTCTTTGGACAAGGTTTTGTGAGCACAGGAGGACTTG AAACTACCAAAGAATTTGTAGCCATGTTGGATCTTCAGCCTGGCCAGAAAGTCCTTGATGTTGGCTGTGGCATTGGAGGAGGTGACTTCTACATGGCAGAAAAGTACGATGTTCACGTCGTTGGCATTGACCTGTCTATCAACATGATATCATTTGCTCTTGAGCGTGCTATTGGTCTCAAGTGTGCTGTTGAATTTGAGGTTGCTGATTGCACCAAGAAAACATATCCTGTTGGTACATTTGATGTCATATACAGTCGGGATACTATCCTTCACATCCAG GACAAACCTGCACTCTTCAGATCTTTCTACAAGTGGCTGAAACCAGGAGGCAAAGTCCTTATAAGTGATTACTGCAAAAGAGCCGGACCAGCATCAGAAGAATTTGCAGGTTACATTAAGCAAAGGGGATATGATTTACATGATGTTGAAGCATATGGGCAG ATGCTCAGAGATGCAGGTTTTCATGATGTTGTGGCCGAGGATCGTACTGAACAG TTCATTGGGGTTCTGCAAAAGGAGTTGGATACTGTGGAGAAGGGAAGAGAGTCATTTATCCATGAGTTCTCTGAA CAAGACTATAATGAAATAGTTGGAGGTTGGAAAGCCAAGCTAATCAGGAGTTCATCTGGTGAGCAGAGGTGGGGCTTGTTCGTTGCCAAGAAGAACTGA